The following DNA comes from Bos indicus x Bos taurus breed Angus x Brahman F1 hybrid chromosome 5, Bos_hybrid_MaternalHap_v2.0, whole genome shotgun sequence.
cattGGTATTACCAAATGATTTGCCAATGAAAGAATTTTCTTAAAAGCCCTTTAACACAAAAGtgttaaaatatttcacaagTAAATACATCTTTATACTTATAAAAAAGTCATTACTAAAGTAGAATTAGTTAAATTGAACTAATTGGGCTATGAACTCTAAGTCTAGTTGTGTTGCTGTTtataatctaaaaatatttttattcagggTTGTGTTTGACCAAATGGGAAAGCAGTTATAACACAAAAGCTACAAACTACAATCCTAGCAATGAAAGCACTGATTATGGGATATATCAGATCAACAGCAAATGGTGGTGTAAAACCCCCAAAGCAGTTGACGGCTGTCCTGTGTCCCACAGCAGTAAGACAAAATGAAGTTGAGTGATGGCTCAGGCCGCATCTGGTTACACCTATAAGAACAGAGATTCAGTAGAAATTAAAATGTCTTGAAGAGTTCATTAGGGACCTAGAAAAATTCCACCATAACTTCTATAAACACTCTATTATCCTTCTCCTAATTTCTTAACTAAGAAATTAAAGAGCTGGTATCTTAAAAGGTTGCTGTTTGCTAACATACAAGTTAATTTACACATCTGTTTAATTGGAGTGAAATaaacattctattttcttttgaaatagagATAACGTATAATCTTAGGTGCACAAAATATTGGAGAACAATCTAAaatttatattgttaaatttttatacattaaaattcCTAATAAAGAAGATTAGTCTAAGAATATCTTTTGTAACCaggtaatttactttaaaaaatattttgtattataatctgtgaagtgaaattcgctcagttgtgtccaactctttgggaacccatggactataccgtccatggaattctccaggccagaatactggagtggatatatgttccttctccaggggattttcccaacccaaggatcaatcccaggtctcctgcactgcaggtggattttttttttttttttttgtaggtggattctttaccagctgagccaccaataTATACACATCTATCCCACATATGAACATGTAAGCAATGTATTTCACATAAAAAGAAACTGTAGTAAATTtactgctttacaatatgctcTTTATTATACAAAATTGTTTTTATCAACAAATACCAATGTTTATTATATTTCAAGATGAATAAATTccactaaataaatattctataattTATCTACCCAACTCACACTGTTAAGGACTTAGGctataatttctccttttattaatTGCTTTGAAACATCTTATACACACATCTTTGGATGCATCTCTTATTGTTTCTTTAGGTTAAACTTCCAGTAATAGAATTGCTAAGCAAAGAACTGCTAGACCAgtttctgcttgtttgttttgttctgtttttgtggtGCATAGTAAGAAAAAGAAGCTTCTATCACATATTCAATAGTTCCAAAGTTTCCAATGACTTtggaaaatgagaaacagaatgCTTTATTTCATGCCAAATTGGACGGAATAAGGAAAGAGTTTTCTTCCAACATCACAGATACACtcactcttaaaaaataattttagttgttttttcctCAACCTAAGAGAATTTAGTCGTTCTTTCATTAACCTAAGAGAATAAACTTACATGaaatttctgtgttgttttcatttctcaccaccttattttcataattaatgGAAAATGACATAGCTAAAGCTGTAGCATGTGCAAAGAAGATTGTCAGCGAGCAAGGCATTACAGCATggtatgttgtttttgtttgtttgtttgttttctccttccAGTTCTATTGAGATGTAATCGACATACAGCATTGTAGAAGTTTAGGGAGTATAGcctaatgatttgacttacatacatcatgaaattatTGTCACaatgtttagtgaacatccatcatgtCATATGGATacagaattaaagaaatataagaaaatgtgtGATCAAAATTCTCAGGCTTTACTCTCAACAGTTTTCATTATAACATATAGCAGTGTTAATTGTATTGATCACATTCCAAATTACAtccttagtatttatttttcttattcctaGAAGTTTGTAGTACCTTTGACTGCCTTTGTCTAATTCCTCGCCCCTCACCCCTCAGCCTCTTACTTCTGGTAACCACATATCTgacctctttttctatgagtttgtttgtatgtttgtgtttGAAGTATAATGGACCTACAACAGTATGTAAGTTCATGTCACAGAGCATGGTATGTGTTAAGAATTAAAGAGGagagctggggacttccctggtgtccagtggttgagCCTTtttgctcccaacacaggggatACTGGACAGGGAACCACTTGGCATGtgatggagccaaaaaaaaaagggtgatGGTGGGTGCTGGGGGCTTTTGGCAATGTCTCGGGCCAGGTGGGATTTTAGACCCCAATCCCACTACCAAGAATCAACCCCCAACCCCAGCATTGGAATGgcggagtcttaacaactggaccaccaggaaagtcccagacgAGAGCTCTTTTATCCAAATTATGAGAGAAGCGAGGGAATATTCCTAAGTATGTTACTGAGAACTGAACATTACAGCTTTAGGTTTATGCTAGACAATTTATTACATATAAACAATCTATTTTCAGTGATTCAGAATCTTATTCTTTTATTCCTCAATTTATTTTAGGGGATTCTAGAGTTTTTAAGGTTTTACAGGCTCTACTAATTCCTTGTCAtatcttgaaattatttttggaaTTAAGTAAATGTGGAATGCACTCTGCAGTTGTGTTGTGGACTACGTGGGACTCACCATTTGTGTTCGGCATTCTGTGCCCCAGTGAAGGGGTAGATGCGAAGTCCTTGGTATACATGTCTCCAGTTAATAAATAGCAATATTCGGATCTGTCTGTAGACTCTATGTCATGTACTGATAAACTATTTTATTCTCCCAAAGGATTTGAAGTATGTACATTACAATGAAGCTATGTTTTAGCCTAAGTACCATTTGTTTCATCTTTCTCCACAGG
Coding sequences within:
- the LOC113893747 gene encoding lysozyme C-2-like; amino-acid sequence: MKALLILGLLLLSVPVQGKVFERCELAKTLKRLGMDGFRGVSLANWLCLTKWESSYNTKATNYNPSNESTDYGIYQINSKWWCKTPKAVDGCPVSHSSLMENDIAKAVACAKKIVSEQGITAWVAWKSHCRDHDVSSYVEGCTL